ATCAGGAACACCACCAGCGCCGGCAGGATGGTGAGCATCGACCCGGCCATCATCAGCTCGGTGTCCTGGACGTGCTCGCCGACCAGGCTGGCCAGCGCCACCGGCAACGTCGCCATGTGACCGTCGCTCAGCACGATCAGCGGCCACATGAAGTCGTTCCAGGCGCTCAGGAAGGTGAAGGCCGCCAGCGTCGCCAGGATGGGCCGGATGACCGGCAGCACGATGACCGCGAAGATGCGGAACTCGCCGGCGCCGTCCACGCGGGCGGCGTCGAGCAGGTCGTCGGAGACGCCCAGCGCGTACTGGCGCACCAGGAAGATGCCGAAGATGCTGGCCATGTAGGGGACCAGCACGCCGGCGTAGGTGTTGACCAGGCCCAGCTCGCGCAGCAGCAGGAACAGCGGCAGCATGCCCACCTGCGCGGGCACCACCAGGGCCGACGCCAGCCGCTTGAACAGGCGGTCGCGCCCGGGGAAGGGCAGCTTGGCGAAGGCGTACCCGGCCATGGCGTTGACGAAGACCGACAGGACCGTCGCCAGCACGGTGATCACCGCGCTGTTGAGGAAGGCGCGGGCCATGTCCA
This is a stretch of genomic DNA from bacterium. It encodes these proteins:
- a CDS encoding carbohydrate ABC transporter permease — its product is MSRPGARSLLLHAALVATSLISLTPLGWMAAAAFMQPGEANALPPHLLPHDPTLQNFVALFTRLDMARAFLNSAVITVLATVLSVFVNAMAGYAFAKLPFPGRDRLFKRLASALVVPAQVGMLPLFLLLRELGLVNTYAGVLVPYMASIFGIFLVRQYALGVSDDLLDAARVDGAGEFRIFAVIVLPVIRPILATLAAFTFLSAWNDFMWPLIVLSDGHMATLPVALASLVGEHVQDTELMMAGSMLTILPALVVFL